The Silene latifolia isolate original U9 population chromosome Y, ASM4854445v1, whole genome shotgun sequence sequence AAGATGTTCTCTTggcgctttaatcaacttaattttaatccataataatccgttactttaaatcgctttaaaataactaaatggtacgtgagtgaaccgtttcactatcaagcgaatgtaTAAAATCGGTATTATGCACAAaacatggccgaaaaaaaaaaaaaaaaacacgaaatttttttttttcttttcacggtTGAACCGTGACAAAacagcaaattttttttttttttattatttccaGCAACATTGCCGAGaccaaaaaggagaaaaaaaaaattcagcagCTAAACCGTGAGCTACAACAGTCCCAAACAAAAATCGATTTGATAAAACCAATTGCAAAttaaatatactccgtataaaaatgaatttacaattgataaaacataaacatattgcaataataatcgtttataataacaatatgcaagaacaaatcgaaaacaaaagacCGTCTGATCAGACATGAACCGTATGGCACGGTTTCCAAAACAAAAAATGCaacagccgtgtaaaaaaaaCTTTccgccgagacaaaaaaaattgTTGCCGCACGTTTTTTATGCAAaaaaaatttatcgattcaatttgtttaatgaaaatcaacatgagaaaaatacgtggcctcgctctgataccacttgtgaggtaatatccgtataaaacccttaaattttaggactataacgtatctttaacgtgtgattattgtcataaaacaaaaatacaagagaaaacgataaagaacttgagtcaacctcgggtcctttgtgaatgcggcctaagaatagaaatcaatatagatttcctcctaatcgttgcacccaagaccgtctgagactatgcccattgtgctagaaatactctctaattgacttgcaatattgagagagttgttgtgagatttttcgatgtgagatctagaatttcagagaaaattgccccgaaaccctaatttctttgcaaataagatgattagggcaaaaggagagggagcctctccttttgtttggttcggccaaaccgtgtacatggaggagggagtgggctttccacttcctccttatttttggctcgtggtccgactcaaaatgctaaaatgtatatgacggatttttattataaatcgtcatcggttattaaaatatcaactagtaacatgactcagtcgatatattaatacttgtccgacaatgacaatattgtataattaattaattcaatatacattaattaaatataatcgtttatattcaatttacgaactaaccgcttaattcgtcttagccattattatttaatccgtattaaataattgtctcacatcacgtttgactaattattagtcaataactccgactaactgattagtcatattaggcatcaacatgactgtattttcataccgtcacatctctcaaacgtatcctatatgtgtgacttttagggaccagttgatcaccgccatcgatGATGACAATAAcgcaaacttatctagcaagccaaccgttattgataaacgtggaccaaccgataataatacaaaagtataccctttgatccttttagagatttaaatgttattgcactaatcgTAGAGGACACcacccaacaagctcccacttgtccgcgtacaagtgtatgtgcaataacgttatccgcactaatcggaggacacggctccaacaaagAACTTCCCGTGGCAAGAGTTTGACCAAAGCTTCGGATGAGAAAGGCGCCGCTGCGAGGCAAAGGCTCGGAGAAGgcaaaggcggcgaaggccgccgaggaggctgcggagaaggcggcccgggatgttaaggtgaaggaggccagagaggaggctgagagggccaaggcaagtgaagctgccaagctCTCCTCTGCGTCGCCCACCGATGGtgatggtgatgctgctactgctgccggtggcgagcagaaacaagcatagggagacgggcggtcgtcaccagattcacccgccCCTTCGTACATGACTACATCCtgtcgggggccaactattgagcctttcctcctcgccatccttttggcgcttaaagtcttatgtctgtaaccttttgttgtaccttttgtttttttgttaaactttggtaggttgtgtttaggctatccctatagggacggccgtcgactttgttttgccccacctgtaaacattttttcaataaagtttgtttattttgtctccattaagttgtcctcttacgtttcaacatattgagtgctttttcgtttttactttcggcttggccgaggcagttagaaggcgcatctcaattgtacttaaaacgtttttaaacatgttggcatgtcggtcgcttcctcctccactcccggtcttagccgaggcggtcagatttgcgcttcccaaccgccgttgtgaacatgttagcgtatcggtcgttgtgtccccgtcactcccggctttggccgaggcaatcgaggttacggctcgacagcgttcgtatctgtagacatattgatcgcttcctctgccactcccggattggccgagggGTCAGATTTgtgtttctcaactgtacttatacgttcctaagcatgttggtcgctttcgagTATCAACCGCATTTGTAGTGACCgtcgtggcgtctactaagcatgttggtcgcttttgcGAGTATCAATCGCCATTGCGGTGATCGCctttgggccgtggcgtctaccttggtatgactacggaggggacaagcatctTGATGGAAAATTTGGATTattcttcataagatataatcacgtgttggggtgcccacaacggtctcggacacctccgccgctatacaaaatacttcctaaggttgtccgtgttccaatgactcattagaggaacaccctccatgtctgtcagccggtatgtccccggactcatttcttcaaccaccttgtagggtccttcccagttggccgtcattttaccatggatgtttcctttgtttgttgcggccgactttcttaggactagatctcctattcttaagtcccttttgtggaccctacggttatatgctcttctcattcggttttgataaattgccaagttgagccgtgccgtgtctcgactttcttcgaccaagtctagggaggctctcaggccttcctcattttcgactgggtcaaaatTTTGCGTTCAATGCTCGCACCGCCGCTTCAATTGCGGACTACCTCGGACCCatgactaggtggaatggactgtaccccgttgcttctttctccgtggttcgaagggaccacaggaagCCGGGTAgctcatcagcccatcttccctttaaatcttcaactttcttttttagcccgttcaatattgttttattggctgcctccgcctgcccgttgctctgagggtggcagacggaggagtatgcgaatttgataccgagctcctccaaccaattcatcaccatgtcacttcaaaactctcggccgtggtcaaatacaatgacatGGGGCAACCCAAATcaagttatgacgttctcccaaatcacctttattacggccgccgtggtcttggcaggtactgcgacaacctcgacccatttggtgaagtagtcaacggcgacaattaggtacttccttcctccggaggccgtcggaaatggccctaataaatccatcccccactgtgcgaatggtagggggctaagtactggttgcaagtctcgggaaggtgcatgtatcaccggagcgtgcatctgacaattcttgaaCTTAGTGGTCTTTGTTCTCGAATCTTTCAAATGGTCGGCCgagaagtagccggctcgagagctttgtgggctaacgttctcgtccccatgtgatgtccgtagatgccttcgtgaatctctgtcagtatgagctccgcgtcggctgggccgacacatttcaaaagtggtcttatcacggaccttctgtatagttctccttcgaacaccaagtaccttgcggcgatccttcttatcttctgagagagactgcggtcctccggtaactcttttgttagtttgtatttcattatcggagtcatccacgtcgtctcgatgtcgcccaccatgccaacggtctcggtgatgcttttagcattcccgatatccaccaaagacggttcgactgacattcttgatgcttgaactggcaagttttgagagagcgtcggctcggttgttctcggacctggggatgcactgtatttggaaagatttcaattttgcagtgtcggtttttaccctttccaggtatctcaccatcccgtcgtctcgagcctcatactctcctctgatttgattagtgactaagagtgaatctgttttcaccacaacatgctccgccccggcagctctagctaactcgactccagttatcaccgcctcatattcggattcgttatttgaggccgagaaggtaaacttcaagacgtactcaaactcgtccccgttagggctgatgataaggatgtcggctcctgagttgttcgccgtggaggacccgtcggtatatacttcccacacaccgggattTGCTTCTTCTTGATATGTACACTCGACCAGGAAGtatgcaagtgcttgcccctttatcgaaggtctcggcttgtactgaatgccgaagccggatagctccactgcccatttgataagtcggccggatttttcgaatttttctaaggctttctccaatggctggtcggttatgaccgtcacgggatgtgcgtcgaagtagggttttaacttccttgcggcaacgacgacggcgaaggccgctttttcaatcagtgggtaatttctttcggcgggcagcagtgtatggatgataaagtagattgggtgttgctgcttattttcttccctgacaattacggcactgaccgtggccgaggtaactgctaaatataggtatagcgtctcctccagcgtcggcctggacaaGGTCGTGAGAGTTAgtaggtgggctttcagttgtttgaaagccgcACTCTCCTCCTCCCAAagaaaagtctttattccccttcaacactttaaagaatggggtgctcttgtcggccgaccgagagatgaagcgggcgagagccgccatcctcccggtcagcatcataacctcttttcgattcctcggctccggcaggtctaatATTGCTTTGAtcttctctggattggcatcaattcccctggcgctgacaagtacgccgaggaacttgccggcccggacaccgaagttgcatttcattgggttaaccttcatcttatatttccttagtgaacaaaatgtttcgctcaaatcggccaagtgctcatttgtcgacttgctttttacaatagcatcgtcgacgtaagcctcgatgtttcgcccttttttatcttgaaacactttgtccaccagcttagtgtaagttgcgccagcgtttttcaaaccgaacggcatcattttatacatgtatgtgccgtgtatggtgatgaatgcgcacttaggcatgtcttccttggccatgaataccgatggtatcccgagaaggcgtctagcagctCGGATTGTGTAGCCCGCCGTTgcatcaattaaactatctattcgaggcaagggatagcaatctttggggcatgctttattaagatttgtaaaatcaacacacatcctccacccccctgatgacttctttaccattacaacatttgctagccactcagggtaagtacaaggcatgataaagcccgcctctaatagtttatctacctcggctttgatggcctcatctttctctaccgaggagttcctcatcttcgcttgacaggcgagcggtggagagtacgttcacttgtgaacgatcaccttcCGCTCACGCCCGACATCTCGGCTgttgagtatgcgaagacatctttgttcttcctcgcagtctaggagatcggctccgAATATTGGCTCCAGTGCCGACACCGACGCtacggtgcgcccgggtcaatttccacttcctcggtctcggctccttcgaccatgccgacgttggtgtgcatcggatcaccctcctgctgtaaggatgggctattccccttctctgatttcttcgccactttgagggattgcatgttgcaccctctggccgatacttggacattgacaatttcgtctctctcgtcctttgagacgagcttttgtgcttccccccggtccgagacatacatcaatgtcggggCCTTGATGGACATCaccgcatcggcctcgctcaaagtgactcggcctatgagaacgttgtaggcagacgaaccatcaatgaccacgaactcggataaaatattcttggccgcatcggcttggccaaacatcaccggcagATCCGATTGACCCCGTGGGTACTAGGCCTACCCGAGAAGTCAGatagcgggttggtgcggggctcgGGTTTTCAATCttcgaccgagattgagaaagcactcccgaacatgatgtttgtgtaggcgctgtgtcaatcggcacctcttcaccaagtggttggctatgtctaggtggactacgagcgggtcgctgtgcggggcgatgactccttcgtagtccttctttccgatggttatatcggggacggtggaagcggggatcgctgttttgggcacaaagttgatggcttggtatagctcattcaagtgccgtttgtgcccattagctgacccaccgttctcgtttcctccgatgacaacctggatcactcccatgcTTGTTGGAATatcgattttctattcgcccgtcggagcttgtttccggCCTCCACCTACATACTTGTCAAGGCCCCTTTTggattagctcctcgatggcgttctcaAATGCCGACGTTGTTTGTCTTATGGCCGGTTTGGCCGTGGTAGTCACAAATCGGTtagtgtcaccgtcccccctcgccttgggggcccGGCGCACTTCGCCCTTCATTCTTacttagggcaaagacctcggccggtgatttgaccagggggatGAGACCGCCGATCGCTtccgggtgtatggtcccgaactccccgcgcCCCGCCGAGTTCTCATTTCCTATTAAATCTTTCagccgtgacctattcatgtcacgcGTCCTTCCTCTACGTTGTCCCGTGGCTCCTTCTCTCGGGTGCCCAGCTTTCTTTGTGGCCTACCtgtgtcttgtgatagtcctccacctttacggctcggtcgacCATCTTTCTcgagtctaggttgaggtcctcgcacttgatgagctcatttttgaactcgcctttcggcagCCCTTCATCGGTCGAAGGCCGCGAGCCGGTGttcactcacgaatctgctgaaccttagcatcgaacctcttcacatagcttcggagggactcgtcctcccccgtcggatagttaggagatccgaggtttccacgcccttctcttgttgcagcgtctcgggctatgaagttgtctcttaggtcggcatagcgataccgaaccattaggtagccctttgtaccaactctgagccatgccgtggagggtcgttgggaagactcggcaccacacctcatcgggttgctcccataccgacatgtacgactcgaaagcctcggcatggtcggttgggtcgctatcccctttgtatgataaagGCGGCGGCTTTCCTTGGCAGTCGGAccggacttcgaggacataggcaccgagggggctcatcgaccacgtgtcgaatgacacgcggcgatcggctcctcgcaaccttagtccggcttctctccccgtggcgggaagggcttcttgttgtccgactttggagagtcggacttctttcttcatttcttcgggggtggcctcgttgttttGCGGCGACGCcgtgtcctcccgcgagtggggatGGACTTTGGTCCGCCACCGGCACCatgggctccgccggcgtccttgcatgcccagctccttgtattactcCTGGTCCAAGTTGTTCGAGTCACTTTGTGGGCCCCGGTCACCTGTGGAGGCGCTGCGCCCCCCGTCGCCGTGACAGAGTAACCAGCGTACCACCCATCAGTCcagaatagcttcaatttggccgcatcgaccacatgtcccatgacagtgacttggccggtcggcatcggtgtttctggctctcttggcatcccgtacttcaccggctcaatgactcggccggtgggggactgcccgatctcagagttagggaacgtgtcatcctggtagtatgcggtttcgtcactcacaattacttcttgttgttttgacatcttcttagctctttgaatggtttttggtttttttttgtaaggtaggtgaccagcttttagtatggttttcccacagacggcgccaattgttccgggtgtgattccggagcaggatttgtgaccacgtaaaCTTGTAGAATGATgcctttgcttgtctcttcctttcggcctctcctgtaaagatgaacaaactgagggctcggcttggtaccgagcgtactcactccgacgctcaagtcagtaaacttaaagagattaagttgtgtgttacttggcaaagtatattgtagagagataagggagtttataccagattaatagtgagtttttggatgaattgtggatcgttttctcaatgaggattgagaagtatttatagactttcaccttttgtcacgtagtgccaAGTGGCTAAAGCGGTGGAAAGATCGTTCTACCCTCtaccgagggacccatggcggcctactggcctggttgactccatgccgagggaccggatgtgagtacgcggatatgcctccccatttgctagttgcctagccgagaccaaGTAATGACCGACAGTTTCAAGCGTCGCTTAGGTCGTTTTTCTTACGTTGACTTgtcttgtcttttggctttgaccttgttcaatatgttgactcggtcggcgggtgcagaatatgccccatcaaaagtAACTACAATCATAATGGTATTAGAAGTCTTTCCTTATGCCTGAAAATTTTGATCTTTTAACAAAGTTCTCTCATCTAATATTATATCTAATTCATCTTTAGTTATACGATTCTTTGGTATTCATAATGTGTTTGATTCCCAGTTATTTATTCTAATTCCAAATTTCAtcctgtttttttttattttttttaaaatcaatTAGTTTGTAGAAGATGGAGATTCTAATATTAGATTGTTTAAAAGTCTTTCGGAAAAGTTGAATTTTCTATAATTGCTCGAAAAAAACTTTCTTTACTAATATAGATGGATAGTAGACAGATAAATATtaccttttttttgttttctttttcttaccaaaaaaaaaacaaaaaacaacgtCGGCGATTTAGGGTTTTGGACTTTTAGGGTCCCCCAGTTTCCCCGAATCACAATCGTTATCACCCTAAAACCAAAAATGTTGGCAGCACTACGGTCAAGATCCAGCGCCATTGCGAACCTCCGGCCACACTTATGGAACCTGAATCGCCGTAACATGATGGCGTCATTAACCCCCGACATTGACGGGAAAACTGAGATCCTTAAATTGGAGGAAGTTGAGCAAGTTCTTCGCGAAGTTCATGCCGACGACGTTAGGGTTATTCCTGTCTCCCATTTCTGCGATTGGACCGATTACATGGTTTTCGCCACCGGCCGATCCACTTGGCATGTCCGTAATATCGCCGAAGCCCTTGTTTATAAGGCAtgtttacttttattttattatattccTCATGTTGTTGATTTTATTTGATTGATTTTTGTGAATTGCTTAATTCTGTTTTCATTGCGTGGTTCTAGATGAGATGGTGGTAATGTGTGATAATTACTTCCGATTGTATTGTTGACGATTTGAATTGTGATGAATGGTGGTAATGTGTGATGATTAGTTGAATGCTTAATTAGGGTGAGCTCGTAAAGCTGTTAGCTTGACAGTCGAAAACCGTTAAAACGGTCATCTGTGATGGTGACACAGTCTCACTGATGTTTCAAATACGTAAATTGAATGCTTCTATGCTACGGTACTACCACACTTCACTTTGTCGCTTTTCTGACATGACACAACATGACAGTACACCGCaacacttcattttagaccaaaaattgaaaATTCGGGAAACATAATCTTATCCACACTCCCACCCCATTTTCTGTTCGACCCTTGCAGCCGACTCCCTTGGAGGTGTTTTTAAGGTTTCAATGTATTACCTCAGCTTGTTGTACATCTCTCATACAAGCATTACACCTTGTTTTGATTAATTTTGAGGAGGAAAGGGAGGGATATGGGAATGGAGAGATGAAAGTTTTCCTTCAAATCTTTTTCAAAATTGAAAAGATTTTAAATTTGCGTGGAGAGACGAAAATGGCGGTAATGTGTGATGAAATAGTTTTTGATATAGGGAGTAGCACCATGTGTTGATAGTTCAGGTTGTATCATCGACACTTTGACTTGTGATGAAATGGTGGTAATGTGTGAATAATGTGATGATTAGTTAGATGCTTAGATAGGGTGAGCTCTTAAGGGCTTGAGTTTGAGAGTCATACTAAACCTTAAGTCCTTGTTTTGATTAGGGGATTTGGAGGGAATGAAAAGGGATTGGGAGCAACACTAAACAAGgatacttcctccgttccatagaattgtttacgtttgctttTTGGACACTATTCATAAGTGTAAAGAATCTTCAATATAACTTCTAATGTATAAGataaaagatagtcatgtgagatcttgtatAAATTGTCTTTCTAAGTAGATcatgaatatcaaatttttataatttttagtaaTACTAGTTGTTCCTCCGCGCGCGATGCGCGCGGAGTTCCAAGGATCATCTTCGTCcatattaaaaatatctaacttgcATACAATTTATAAAGGATTGTTGTATAATAATTCTTTACAAGACCATTGTATTAAGTACAGTACATTTGAGAATaatgtttacatctttatttggcAAAAAGATTACTTCGTACTCCGTATTAGATAATGACTACAATGAATCGTATTCTCTTAAATAGTACATACCCAAGGTACCCAATGTACTCCCATCGCAAAGAGTGGTAGCATCTGATACATTATGCATAAATACGATAATTTGCGAATACCCTAAAATGGTATCGCTGCTTATGATCATTCAGTGTGTGGAAATATTTCACGAAATGTAACACGAGATCCACCAACTATCTGAAAATGGAATTAAATCAATCTCATATTACATCAAATAAAAGAAACTGTTGTTTAGACTTTAGAGAGTATTCTGATTATCaacaaagaggttatgatgctgataGACTCTCTCATAACAGCAATGTTTAAAGAAAATATTTACTAGAAAAGACGTTATGATGTTGATTATAGATGGAATCGACTACCAACACCAGAAACAAAGAATGTTATATAAGCAGCAGCAAATTAATTTCCAACCAACTCCTTAAAATCTCCAAAAGGCGCTCCTTACCCTCCTTagaaaccaccaccaccatcttccCGCCGTCGCCACCACAAGCGTCTTCCTCCTTTTGAGACTCCACTCACCACAAACAGCATCGTTCCTCATTTGTCAGAGCCTTCATCTGCTTCGCCTTCTCTTACTACTCGTTTGTTTCCAACCTCCTTTTTTTTTGACACCCTGATAAACGGATTCCCCACAACACGTCAATCGCAAGTCACCTCCTCTAACTCATCCGTCCTTGAACCAAACATTTCTCATTACTCCTTACCTCAAACACTAAGAAGTAAACGCCAGGAGCTTAGCCAAGATCAAAGCCATGGGGTAGCAAGCAGATACTATCATACAAACAAACGGCTAGAAACTCGATAATGAACTTAATAAACTCTATCAATGAAAGGGCAATACCATCTTTGCTAGAGTTTCAAAACTTCATTATATAAATATTTTGAAATAAACTTAGATTAATAATATCAAAAGTAACCTTCAAAATTATCATAGTCTGGTCCTACATACCAAAATTTCAGTCTCTTGTCAAGTAAACTCACTTGAACTAAAAATTCGAAGTTTCATCAAAGCATATCCCCTGGTCAAAAATAAAAATTGATTGAAACACATTACGTTTATGCTTGTAGGGGGGCATGGTCTATGAGGAGAGTGTGTAATGTTAATTAGAGGGGTTGATGCTGATGGACATGGGAATTAGGCTGTGATAAGGGAGATTGGGGGATATTATAAATGTGAGGGAAATTGTGTGGGTTTAAGGGCAGGTTATGAAGAAGGGGGAGCTGCTTTGAAGGATGTGTCAACATCTTTAGATACCCCCAGTATGTCTCATAGTCGCATCTTCATCAGTTCGCCATTTGCCTGACTTACATTTTCTGTGCAGTTGTTTGAGGGACTACGACAATTAACTTACTCCGCCTACACACGATCCCGATAAAAGCCTTGTCCTACGCCATAATTATCTCCATAATTAACTGAGTTGATGTATACACAATTCCAGGAAGCATCCCCGTGTACCTACAAATTAAACCAACGCATTTAATCACATTGTAAATGAACTTTTTTAATCATGTATTACCATTCATTAGCAAACAATTGAACACTAAATTTAGGAAGCTAGTGGAAATAGATGGTGAAAAAAAGCTGAGTGGCTGAAATTAATAGTTGGCTGTTCTATTCTTCCGAGATCGTTCTAATTAAATCCAAGACATCTGTTATGAAAGCCACTCACTTATCCATATATTCTGTAACAGAGGATGATATAAATCAGAAATAACTTCGTTATTGCCAAATATGGGAATCAAAAAGTCAGAGACCAATTACATTTGTCAGTCAAGTACTCAAATTACCCACTATACAGCTGAGTACATATCTACTTTCTCACCTTTCTACTGCCAATATGCTAGTCAACAAAACACACCACACCATCATGAGAACTACAGCTATTGAAATAGATGAAAGGAGCTTAAATTAGCAAGAAAAAAAAT is a genomic window containing:
- the LOC141633528 gene encoding protein Iojap-related, mitochondrial-like, with protein sequence MLAALRSRSSAIANLRPHLWNLNRRNMMASLTPDIDGKTEILKLEEVEQVLREVHADDVRVIPVSHFCDWTDYMVFATGRSTWHVRNIAEALVYKAKRKQKDSPRMLLPSLDGEETANWIVIDSGTVMVHALDEQARAYYDLESHWTKEKTSVDSDLELDKAMVKVRPKNNSKRKSAK